One Paramisgurnus dabryanus chromosome 9, PD_genome_1.1, whole genome shotgun sequence DNA segment encodes these proteins:
- the LOC135769353 gene encoding extracellular calcium-sensing receptor-like — protein sequence MFFFLYTLLLFHHLLSAEAENTICRMMGDPTYPVFSKDGEFNIGAIFPIHSKETLPSFKFTQKPQPLSCSSVNLRDFRLAQIMIFAIEEINKNLYLLPNVSIGYKIYDTCGSRLSSMSAIMAVMNVQDIAAREKCIGESPIHAIIGETESATTIILSRTTGPFKIPVISHSASCECLSNRKDYPSFFRTVASDYHQGRALALLVKHLGWTWVGAVNSDNDYGNYGMATFLNTAQEQGICVEYSVKFYRTESEKLQKVVNTMKDGTAKVIVAFVSFLDMGLLIEQLSIQNITGLQIVGVVGWITSKNYITPNTFHVMRGSLGFAVRKINVQGFGDYAIKSFWETDFPCSHRDQSELNCSRFQDLLELKNYNEDVSEHRYSSNVYKAVYAVAHALHSLLKCTGQEGCEKALTIQPQQVVEALKRVNFSVKFGDCVWFDSTGGAVAQYEVVNWQQDSDGSFQFKPVGYYDASLPPDQRFFINTENIIWAGGQLRKPKSVCSESCPLGTRKAAQKGRPVCCYDCITCADGEISNETDSNNCQQCPGEYWSNTENTECVLKAEEFLSFTEVMGIVLVFFSLFGVGITVLASILFYIKKDTPIVKANNSELSFLLLFSLILCFLCSLTFIGRPTEWSCMLRHTAFGITFVLCISCVLGKTIVVLMAFKATLPGSNVMKWFGPAQQRLSVFAFTLIQVLICVLWLTIAPPFPHKNVKYYKEKIILECSLGSTIGFSAVLGYIGLLAVLCFILAFLARTLPDNFNEAKFITFSMLIFCAVWITFIPAYVSSPGKFTVAVEIFAILASSFGLLFCIFAPKCYIILFKPDQNTKQHLMGKI from the exons ATGTTCTTTTTTCTATACACGCTCCTGCTTTTTCATCACCTTCTATCTGCAGAGGCAGAAAACACTATTTGCCGAATGATGGGAGACCCTACATACCCAGTGTTTTCTAAGGATGGAGAATTTAATATTGGAGCAATTTTTCCAATCCACAGCAAAGAAACATTACCTTCATTTAAATTCACACAGAAACCTCAGCCTCTATCATGCTCTAG tgtgaatcTAAGAGATTTTCGGCTGGCTCAAATCATGATATTTGCAATTGAGGAGATTAACAAAAATCTGTATTTACTTCCAAATGTTTCTATTGGCTACAAAATCTATGATACTTGTGGTTCAAGACTGTCTTCTATGAGTGCAATTATGGCAGTGATGAATGTCCAGGACATTGCAGCAAGAGAGAAATGCATTGGAGAGTCTCCTATACATGCTATTATAGGAGAAACAGAGTCTGCCACAACaattattttgtctagaaccaCAGGACCGTTTAAAATTCCAGTG ataagtCACTCAGCATCGTGTGAGTGCCTCAGTAATAGGAAAGATTACCCTTCTTTCTTCAGGACGGTTGCTAGTGATTATCACCAGGGCAGAGCACTTGCACTCTTGGTCAAGCACTTAGGCTGGACTTGGGTTGGAGCTGTGAACAGTGACAATGATTATGGAAACTATGGAATGGCCACATTTTTGAATACAGCACAAGAGCAGGGGATTTGTGTAGAGTACTCTGTGAAATTTTACAGAACAGAGTCGGAAAAACTCCAAAAAGTGGTAAACACAATGAAAGATGGCACAGCAAAAGTAATTGTTGCATTTGTTTCATTTCTTGATATGGGATTACTAATTGAGCAACTTAGTATCCAAAACATTACAGGCCTCCAAATAGTTGGAGTAGTTGGGTGGATAACTTCAAAGAATTACATCACTCCTAACACTTTTCATGTGATGAGAGGGTCACTGGGTTTTGCTGTGCGAAAAATCAATGTTCAAGGGTTTGGAGATTATGCTATAAAATCATTCTGGGAAACTGATTTTCCATGCTCACATAGAGATCAATCTGAATTAAATTGCAGCAGATTTCAGGATCTACTTGAGCTGAAAAATTACAATGAAGATGTGTCTGAACATAGATATTCAAGTAATGTCTACAAAGCAGTATATGCTGTAGCTCATGCACTACACAGTCTGCTAAAGTGCACAGGACAAGAAGGTTGTGAAAAAGCCCTGACAATACAACCACAACAG GTGGTTGAGGCTCTGAAAAGGGTAAATTTCAGTGTAAAATTTGGAGATTGTGTGTGGTTTGACAGCACTGGTGGTGCAGTGGCCCAGTATGAAGTTGTGAACTGGCAGCAGGACTCAGATGGATCATTTCAGTTTAAACCAGTGGGTTACTATGATGCCTCACTGCCCCCTGACCAGCGCTTTTTCATTAACACTGAAAACATAATCTGGGCTGGAGGACAGTTGCGG AAGCCCAAGTCTGTGTGCAGTGAGAGTTGTCCTCTAGGCACTAGGAAGGCAGCACAGAAAGGAAGACCTGTCTGCTGTTATGACTGTATTACATGTGCAGATGGAGAAATCAGTAATGAGACAG ATTCGAATAACTGCCAGCAGTGTCCAGGGGAATACTGGTCTAATACTGAGAACACTGAATGTGTGTTAAAGGCTGAAGAGTTTCTGTCATTCACAGAAGTTATGGGTATAGTGTTAGTCTTTTTCTCTCTGTTTGGAGTAGGAATAACTGTACTGGCCTCCATCCTGTTTTACATTAAGAAGGACACTCCTATAGTAAAAGCCAACAACTCAGAGCTGAGCTtcctgttgctcttctcattgattctgtgttttctttgttctctaACTTTCATTGGTCGCCCCACTGAGTGGTCCTGTATGTTGCGTCACACAGCGTTTGGGATCACTTTTGTCCTCTGTATTTCCTGTGTTCTGGGGAAAACAATAGTGGTGTTAATGGCATTCAAGGCCACACTTCCAGGAAGTAATGTCATGAAATGGTTTGGGCCTGCACAACAGAGACTCAGTGTTTTTGCCTTTACACTTATACAAGTTCTTATCTGTGTGCTTTGGCTAACAATAGCTCCTCCTTTTCCTCataaaaatgtgaaatattaTAAGGAGAAGATCATTCTTGAATGCAGTCTGGGTTCGACTATAGGTTTCTCTGCTGTGTTGGGTTATATTGGTCTTCTGGCTGTCTTGTGCTTCATTCTGGCTTTTCTGGCTCGGACGCTGCCTGATAACTTCAATGAAGCTAAATTCATCACATTCAGTATGCTCATATTCTGTGCTGTATGGATCACATTTATCCCAGCTTACGTCAGTTCACCTGGAAAATTTACTGTAGCTGTGGAGATATTTGCTATTTTAGCATCAAGCTTTGGTTTACTATTCTGCATATTTGCACCTAAATGTTATATAATCCTGTTTAAGCCTGAtcaaaatacaaaacaacattTGATGGGGAAAATATAA